A stretch of the Equus caballus isolate H_3958 breed thoroughbred chromosome X, TB-T2T, whole genome shotgun sequence genome encodes the following:
- the ZCCHC12 gene encoding zinc finger CCHC domain-containing protein 12 isoform X1 codes for MASILSRVGNGRRQNAHLPPWAHSMLRSLGRSLGPLMANMAERNMKLFSGRVVPAQGEETFENWLIQVNGVLPDWNMSEEEKLKRLMKTLRGPAREVMRLLQAANPNLSVADFLRAMKLVFGESESSVTAQGKFFNTLQAQGEKASLYVIRLEVQLQNAIQAGIIAQKDANQTRLQQLLLGAELNGDLRFRLKHLLRMYASEQEHLPNFLELIRMIREEEDWDDTFMKQKRAKRSESMVERATSPVAFQGPPPIEISSANCNVIEIDDTFNDSDEDVILVESQDPPLSFLSSPPPRRRARLRDPVLVIDSPNSSRAQSPSTSGGSGSKNDSLGDMLRARKRKYTIRCSYCGEEGHSKETCDESNKAQVFENLIITLQELTHIEEDGSREAPGEPNDPSEPQ; via the coding sequence ATGGCTAGCATCCTTTCTCGCGTGGGTAATGGCCGGCGGCAGAACGCACACTTGCCGCCTTGGGCCCACTCAATGCTGAGGTCCCTGGGAAGGAGTCTTGGTCCCTTAATGGCCAACATGGCAGAGAGGAACATGAAGTTGTTCTCGGGGAGGGTGGTGCCAGCACAGGGGGAAGAAACCTTTGAAAACTGGCTGATCCAAGTCAATGGGGTCCTGCCAGATTGGAATATGTCTGAGGAGGAAAAGCTTAAACGCTTGATGAAAACCCTTAGGGGCCCTGCCCGGGAGGTCATGCGTTTGCTCCAGGCGGCCAACCCCAACCTAAGTGTAGCAGATTTCTTGCGTGCGATGAAATTGGTGTTTGGGGAGTCTGAAAGCAGTGTGACTGCTCAAGGTAAATTTTTTAACACTCTGCAGGCACAAGGGGAGAAAGCCTCCCTTTATGTGATCCGTTTGGAGGTGCAGCTCCAGAATGCTATTCAGGCAGGGATCATAGCTCAGAAAGATGCGAACCAGACTCGCCTGCAGCAGCTCCTTTTAGGGGCTGAGCTGAATGGGGACCTGCGCTTCAGGCTAAAGCATCTTCTCAGAATGTATGCAAGTGAGCAGGAGCATCTTCCTAATTTCCTAGAGTTAATCAGAATGATAAGGGAGGAAGAGGATTGGGATGACACTTTTATGAAACAGAAGCGGGCCAAGAGATCTGAGTCAATGGTGGAGAGAGCAACCAGCCCAGTGGCATTTCAGGGCCCTCCACCGATAGAGATCAGCAGTGCCAACTGCAACGTGATAGAGATAGATGATACCTTCAATGACTCAGATGAGGATGTGATCCTGGTGGAGTCTCAGGACCCTCCACTTTCATTCTTGAGCTCTCCTCCCCCCAGACGCAGGGCCAGACTTCGGGATCCAGTGCTAGTCATTGATTCCCCCAACAGTTCCCGGGCTCAATCTCCTTCCACCAGTGGTGGTTCTGGGTCTAAGAATGATAGTCTTGGGGATATGCTTAGAGCCAGGAAGCGAAAATACACAATCCGCTGTTCGTATTGTGGTGAGGAGGGCCACTCAAAGGAAACCTGTGACGAGAGCAACAAGGCCCAGGTGTTTGAGAATCTGATCATCACCCTGCAGGAGCTGACACACATAGAGGAGGACGGGTCAAGAGAGGCCCCTGGCGAACCCAATGATCCTTCTGAGCcacagtga